The Spirosoma radiotolerans genome has a window encoding:
- a CDS encoding head GIN domain-containing protein, whose protein sequence is MNTICRQLLNLCLLALLFNLTSCSLIREDAGPYQGDTRTYPFTGFDQVDMGSAFHITVQQGSTFGVTVEGDRRNLNDLDVFTRNGTLHAQYRIARRREYPSSFTITMPTVRRVNFSGASQSTLSGFTNLNDLDVTLSGASESQITTQSSRVNLVLSGASVLRLNGQGNALTSDLSGASLLQAFGYPVDNAGVEASGASKANINVRASLVVNASGASTIRYQGTPTIKQQVSGASSVQKE, encoded by the coding sequence ATGAATACTATATGCCGTCAATTGCTCAACCTTTGTTTACTTGCCTTATTATTCAACTTAACGAGCTGTTCATTAATCAGAGAAGATGCTGGCCCCTACCAGGGCGACACCCGAACATACCCCTTCACCGGCTTTGACCAGGTTGACATGGGAAGTGCCTTTCACATTACTGTTCAACAGGGATCGACCTTTGGTGTAACGGTAGAGGGCGACCGCCGAAATCTGAATGATCTGGACGTGTTTACGCGTAACGGTACACTACATGCGCAATACCGCATCGCACGTCGCCGGGAGTACCCATCGTCGTTTACGATCACCATGCCAACCGTAAGGCGTGTTAATTTCTCAGGAGCAAGTCAGTCGACGCTATCCGGTTTTACGAATCTGAATGATCTTGACGTCACCCTCTCCGGAGCGTCCGAGAGTCAGATCACGACCCAGTCAAGTCGGGTGAATCTAGTTCTTTCCGGTGCTTCCGTACTGCGGCTAAATGGGCAGGGGAACGCTCTGACGAGTGATTTGTCGGGAGCCTCATTACTCCAGGCTTTTGGGTATCCTGTTGATAATGCGGGTGTAGAGGCATCCGGAGCGAGTAAGGCAAATATCAATGTACGGGCTTCACTGGTCGTGAATGCGAGTGGTGCCAGTACCATTCGTTATCAGGGTACACCTACCATAAAGCAGCAGGTAAGTGGGGCCAGTTCGGTACAGAAAGAGTAG
- a CDS encoding ABC transporter ATP-binding protein, translating into MTPATKPVIQIKGLRKSFGDLHVLRGVDLEVNQGENVAVLGRSGTGKSVLIKLIIGMLKPDAGSVIVLGQDVETLRGRALDEFRQKVGFSFQSSALYDSMSIRENLEFPLVRNVRNLSRADIDKAVEKALDDVGLSQTINQMPSELSGGQRKRIGIARTLILQPEIMLYDEPTSGLDPITSIEINNLINEVRERFKATSIIITHDLTCAKTTGDRVAMLLDGKFERVGSFEEVFADPDERIKQFYNYKFVD; encoded by the coding sequence ATGACACCAGCTACAAAACCAGTTATTCAGATCAAAGGACTACGCAAATCCTTTGGTGATTTGCACGTCTTGAGGGGAGTCGATCTGGAAGTGAACCAGGGCGAAAATGTCGCCGTACTCGGCCGGTCCGGTACGGGCAAATCCGTGTTGATCAAACTGATTATCGGGATGCTTAAACCCGATGCCGGGAGCGTAATTGTGCTGGGGCAGGATGTGGAAACACTACGGGGCCGGGCGTTAGATGAGTTTCGGCAAAAAGTGGGGTTTTCGTTTCAGAGCAGCGCCCTGTACGACAGCATGAGCATCCGGGAAAATCTGGAATTTCCACTCGTCCGTAACGTTCGCAACCTGAGCCGGGCCGACATTGACAAAGCAGTAGAAAAAGCACTCGACGATGTAGGCTTGTCCCAAACGATCAACCAGATGCCATCCGAACTCTCTGGCGGTCAGCGGAAACGCATTGGCATTGCCCGCACCTTGATACTCCAGCCGGAGATTATGTTATACGATGAACCGACCTCAGGGCTCGACCCGATAACGAGTATCGAAATTAACAACCTGATCAATGAAGTGCGGGAGCGGTTTAAGGCGACCTCCATTATCATCACCCACGACCTGACCTGTGCGAAAACGACCGGCGACCGGGTGGCGATGCTGCTGGACGGCAAATTTGAACGGGTTGGATCTTTTGAGGAAGTCTTTGCCGATCCCGATGAGCGAATCAAGCAGTTTTATAACTACAAATTTGTGGATTAA
- a CDS encoding MlaD family protein — translation MSTESNKRSIVVGIFVLVGIAIFVAGVFVLGGQQKRFTKSIKLMAVFKDVGGLKVGNNVWFSGVKIGTVKRISFYGNAQVEVDMSIEQSSQQYIRKDADATISSDGLIGNKIVVITGGTTKHPEVEDGDRIKTSAALSSDQIMATLQENNNNLLKVTNDFKELVGNLRRGKGTVGAVLTDSLVAENFKKAMRNLERASDNTVKVTGSVSQFAAKLNTKGTLANELVTDTTVFRRLSRSAAQLEKAAGSANQTVGTLSQTSTNLNRASEKLNNTNSPLGVLLTDQETATNLRTTLRNLSQGTVLLNQDLKAAQSNFLLRGFFKKQAKEAAKKKADSTAVVQP, via the coding sequence ATGAGTACTGAATCGAACAAACGCTCCATTGTTGTCGGCATTTTTGTCCTGGTGGGCATTGCCATATTCGTTGCCGGGGTGTTTGTACTGGGCGGACAACAGAAACGCTTTACAAAAAGCATAAAACTTATGGCCGTTTTCAAAGACGTAGGCGGTCTGAAAGTCGGTAACAATGTTTGGTTTTCGGGTGTCAAAATCGGAACGGTCAAGCGGATCAGTTTTTATGGAAACGCCCAGGTCGAAGTTGACATGAGCATCGAACAAAGTTCCCAGCAGTATATTCGCAAGGATGCCGATGCCACCATTAGTTCCGACGGGCTCATTGGCAACAAAATCGTTGTGATCACGGGCGGAACAACCAAACATCCCGAAGTGGAAGATGGGGACCGGATCAAAACGTCGGCAGCGCTCAGCTCCGATCAAATCATGGCGACCTTGCAGGAAAATAACAACAACCTGCTCAAAGTTACCAATGACTTTAAAGAATTGGTCGGGAATCTGAGACGCGGCAAAGGCACCGTAGGCGCGGTATTGACTGATTCGCTTGTCGCCGAAAATTTCAAGAAAGCCATGCGCAATCTGGAACGGGCTTCTGACAACACGGTGAAAGTAACAGGCTCTGTTTCGCAATTTGCGGCTAAACTAAACACGAAAGGCACCCTTGCCAATGAGTTAGTGACGGACACGACCGTGTTTCGCCGATTGAGCCGGTCGGCAGCACAGCTTGAGAAAGCCGCTGGGTCAGCCAATCAAACGGTGGGTACGCTCAGCCAGACCTCGACGAACCTCAACCGGGCTTCCGAAAAACTGAATAATACCAACAGTCCCCTGGGCGTATTGCTCACCGATCAGGAAACGGCGACCAACCTTCGGACTACACTTCGTAACCTGAGCCAGGGAACCGTGTTGCTCAATCAGGATTTGAAAGCTGCTCAAAGCAATTTTCTGCTTCGTGGTTTTTTCAAAAAACAGGCGAAGGAAGCCGCAAAGAAAAAAGCAGACAGCACTGCTGTCGTTCAGCCCTAG
- a CDS encoding STN and carboxypeptidase regulatory-like domain-containing protein has translation MQVFAQDVPPLERLITVDIRNATTESALREISRLGHFEFSYNPARIDGKAVVTVRLMNTPVREVLNRVFQNQVTVKSRGNHVILVRREFPEPGPKNFLLDGYILDEQTGERIAQASIFEKTTLASTVSNPFGYYRLRLPTDLPAVRLDVRKQAYVGETVLIRSRLSHSVSIRMTPVPPRLSLETLPIRITEDTTRLMSTLATLPVDVTSPVVDTTTQQRPKSVLEQSRERITRLFVSAQQSIHDVNLSRDTLYRDWQVSFLPFIGTNHRLSGRISNRISVNALIGYSFGVRAFEVGGLFNLVRADVTGFQAAGLGNLVGGHVRGVQLAGLYNLNGGALQGVQAGGLFNINRKQAQGVQLAGLFNTSIGELTKIVQVGGLVNVAGKSVGGVQLAGLANVAMGDVRGWQISGLVNRARTVSSGHQIGLINLADSSGNVPFGLFSHVQKGGFRRVEVAANEVNLLNLTYRTGVRRFYNIISAGYSFARAGSPDLSAGYGLGTGFVLSGSTLLTLEGTHHHLFYFDQSSNGGWNNQIRLSTLFETKLSNHLSLAYGPSLNWYFGNDNTTRPTLQPSIPLFSERTDAFSNARHWGWVGFQVGLRFGNS, from the coding sequence ATGCAGGTATTTGCTCAGGACGTACCGCCACTCGAACGCCTGATTACCGTCGATATTCGTAACGCAACCACGGAAAGTGCCCTTCGTGAGATAAGTCGGCTAGGCCACTTTGAGTTTTCTTACAATCCCGCCCGAATCGACGGAAAGGCCGTAGTAACCGTTCGACTTATGAACACGCCCGTTCGGGAGGTGCTGAACCGTGTTTTTCAGAACCAGGTTACGGTCAAATCACGCGGGAATCACGTCATTCTAGTCCGGCGCGAGTTTCCTGAACCAGGCCCTAAAAACTTTCTGCTGGATGGCTATATCCTGGACGAGCAAACCGGTGAGCGAATTGCCCAGGCCAGTATTTTTGAGAAAACGACCCTGGCCTCAACCGTCAGCAATCCCTTTGGCTATTACCGGCTTCGACTACCGACCGATCTCCCCGCGGTTCGTCTGGACGTTCGCAAGCAGGCTTACGTGGGCGAAACGGTGCTTATTCGTTCCCGCCTTTCGCACTCGGTAAGTATCCGAATGACGCCCGTCCCTCCTCGTTTGTCGCTGGAAACGTTACCCATCCGGATCACGGAAGACACGACCCGGTTGATGAGTACGCTGGCAACGCTGCCGGTTGACGTGACCAGCCCGGTAGTGGATACCACGACGCAGCAACGGCCCAAATCTGTCTTGGAGCAGAGCCGCGAGCGCATCACCCGGCTTTTCGTATCCGCCCAGCAATCCATCCACGATGTAAACCTGAGCCGGGATACCCTCTACCGCGATTGGCAGGTGTCGTTTCTGCCCTTTATCGGCACGAACCATCGGTTGAGCGGACGCATCAGTAACCGCATCTCGGTCAACGCCCTGATTGGCTATTCCTTTGGCGTGCGAGCGTTTGAAGTTGGGGGCTTGTTTAACCTTGTTCGAGCCGATGTGACTGGCTTCCAGGCTGCTGGGCTTGGCAATCTCGTTGGTGGCCATGTTCGTGGCGTTCAATTGGCCGGGTTATATAACCTCAACGGCGGTGCGCTGCAGGGCGTGCAGGCCGGTGGTTTATTCAACATCAACCGGAAGCAGGCGCAGGGTGTTCAGTTGGCTGGCCTGTTCAATACATCTATTGGGGAACTGACAAAGATCGTTCAGGTAGGTGGATTGGTTAATGTGGCGGGTAAATCGGTCGGGGGTGTTCAACTGGCTGGATTGGCCAACGTGGCGATGGGCGATGTACGGGGCTGGCAGATAAGTGGCCTCGTAAACCGGGCCAGAACGGTTAGTAGCGGGCATCAGATTGGGCTTATCAACCTGGCGGATTCGTCGGGCAATGTGCCGTTCGGCTTGTTCAGTCATGTCCAAAAGGGCGGATTCCGGCGTGTTGAAGTGGCGGCTAATGAGGTCAACCTGCTCAATCTGACCTACCGAACGGGTGTCAGGCGATTTTACAATATCATTTCAGCTGGTTATAGTTTTGCGCGGGCGGGAAGCCCCGACCTGAGTGCGGGATATGGACTGGGTACGGGCTTTGTGCTGTCGGGATCGACCCTGCTCACCCTGGAGGGAACCCACCATCACCTCTTTTATTTTGACCAGAGCAGTAACGGCGGCTGGAATAATCAGATTCGCCTGAGTACGCTGTTTGAGACAAAGCTCAGTAACCACCTATCGCTGGCGTACGGGCCCTCGCTGAACTGGTATTTCGGTAATGACAATACGACTCGACCAACGCTTCAGCCATCTATTCCCCTTTTCTCCGAGCGAACCGATGCCTTCAGCAATGCCCGGCACTGGGGTTGGGTGGGCTTCCAGGTTGGGCTTCGGTTCGGTAACTCCTGA